A single genomic interval of Juglans regia cultivar Chandler chromosome 1, Walnut 2.0, whole genome shotgun sequence harbors:
- the LOC109002878 gene encoding cyclin-U1-1-like has translation MLSTVVGGGYTNQSRQPEPSQAETTTPRVLTILSSVLEKLVARNDRLMADSLSQKLDEVSCGSCRLGKGLNAFHGVRAPSISVPKYLERLYKYTNCSPSCFVVGYVYIDRLVHRHPDSLVISLNVHRLLVTSVMVASKMLDDEHYNNAFFARVGGVSNAELNRLELELLSLLDFGVTVSSRVFEIYCLHLEKEMQFNGIGNKIERAIISSAVDDVTEISVEDTQSSSPPQIVD, from the exons ATGTTGTCTACCGTCGTTGGTGGTGGATATACAAACCAAAGCCGGCAGCCGGAGCCGAGCCAAGCTGAGACGACCACGCCTAGAGTGCTAACCATATTGTCTTCCGTGTTGGAGAAGCTGGTGGCTCGAAATGACCGGCTCATGGCCGACTCCCTCAGTCAGAAGCTGGATGAGGTAAGCTGCGGCTCGTGTCGACTTGGGAAGGGCTTGAATGCGTTTCATGGTGTGAGAGCACCAAGCATAAGTGTTCCGAAGTACTTGGAGAGGCTGTACAAGTACACGAATTGTAGTCCATCTTGTTTTGTGGTTGGGTATGTGTATATAGACAGATTGGTGCACAGGCACCCTGACTCCCTCGTGATATCCTTGAATGTGCATAGGTTATTGGTTACGAGCGTTATGGTTGCTTCTAAGATGCTAGATGACga GCATTATAACAATGCATTTTTTGCTCGAGTTGGAGGAGTAAGCAATGCCGAGTTGAACAGGCTGGAATTGGAATTGCTCTCTCTATTGGATTTTGGAGTTACAGTAAGCTCCCGGGTTTTCGAGATCTATTGCTTGCACTTGGAAAAAGAAATGCAATTCAATGGCATCGGGAATAAGATCGAAAGGGCAATAATTTCCAGTGCTGTCGACGATGTGACTGAAATATCAGTAGAAGATACACAAAGCTCATCACCACCTCAGATAGTGGACTGA